In Sporosarcina psychrophila, a genomic segment contains:
- the deoD gene encoding purine-nucleoside phosphorylase, which yields MSIHINAKKGDIADTILLPGDPLRAKYIAETFLEDVTLYNEVRNMFGYTGTYKGKRISVQGTGMGVPSISIYVTELMQEYDVQKLIRVGTCGAIQKDVHVRDVILAQSASTDSKMNEIIFNGISYAPTANFDLLLKSYNAGLKKGLDLKVGNVFTEDVFYNEYAQHEKWAQYGVLAVEMEAAALYTLAAKFGRQALAILTVSDHLLTGEATSSEERQTTFNDMIEVALEAAIQE from the coding sequence ATGAGTATACATATCAATGCAAAAAAAGGTGACATCGCGGATACGATTTTACTTCCAGGCGACCCGCTTCGTGCAAAATACATTGCCGAAACATTTCTGGAAGATGTAACACTATATAACGAAGTCCGGAATATGTTCGGCTATACGGGAACATACAAAGGAAAACGAATTTCTGTTCAAGGGACAGGTATGGGTGTTCCATCCATTTCTATTTATGTAACGGAATTGATGCAAGAATACGACGTGCAAAAACTAATCCGTGTCGGAACTTGTGGTGCGATTCAGAAAGACGTTCATGTACGTGACGTTATTCTCGCACAAAGTGCTTCGACCGATTCTAAAATGAACGAAATCATATTCAATGGTATCAGCTATGCACCGACTGCAAACTTCGATCTTCTTTTGAAATCGTATAATGCTGGGCTTAAAAAGGGGCTTGATTTGAAGGTCGGAAATGTATTTACAGAAGACGTTTTCTATAATGAATATGCACAACATGAAAAATGGGCTCAGTATGGCGTCCTAGCTGTTGAAATGGAAGCTGCAGCTTTGTATACACTTGCTGCGAAATTTGGCCGCCAAGCACTGGCAATTCTTACTGTGAGCGATCACCTCTTAACAGGTGAGGCGACATCATCAGAAGAGCGCCAAACAACATTCAACGACATGATTGAAGTGGCGCTCGAAGCAGCAATTCAGGAATAA
- the msrA gene encoding peptide-methionine (S)-S-oxide reductase MsrA: MAKALATFAGGCFWCMVKPFDRYEGVHSVISGYTGGDVENPSYELVCTNATGHREAIQITFEDEVISYRELIDIFWRQIDPTDSGGQFFDRGESYQTAIFYHTPEQLQLAEQTKAELDASGKFDKPIATDIIPAKPFYAAEEGHQDYYMKNPTHYNRYATGSGRERFKSDNWGEES, from the coding sequence ATGGCGAAAGCATTGGCCACATTTGCAGGAGGTTGTTTTTGGTGTATGGTGAAACCGTTTGACCGATATGAAGGTGTCCATTCAGTCATTTCTGGCTATACGGGCGGCGATGTCGAAAATCCGTCTTATGAACTGGTTTGTACGAATGCGACCGGTCATCGTGAAGCAATTCAAATTACTTTTGAAGATGAAGTTATTTCTTATCGCGAACTGATTGACATCTTTTGGAGACAGATTGACCCAACTGATTCGGGTGGCCAGTTTTTTGACCGGGGTGAATCCTATCAGACAGCCATTTTTTATCATACACCTGAACAACTACAACTCGCTGAGCAAACAAAGGCTGAACTAGATGCTTCTGGGAAGTTTGACAAACCCATCGCAACGGATATTATACCTGCGAAGCCATTTTACGCGGCTGAAGAAGGACATCAAGATTATTACATGAAAAACCCGACACATTATAATAGATATGCAACTGGCTCTGGCCGTGAACGATTCAAATCTGACAACTGGGGTGAAGAATCATGA
- a CDS encoding GDSL-type esterase/lipase family protein, translating into MRRVFLIVVAFSLFLSGCQQTLIEKTGAFSDRQEIAFTEWAIPGYFIPKNIHVIGLGDSLTQGVGDELKKEGYFGRVTNKMDEWKGVKDVDAANLAKRGRRSDQLIDKLLDPEVQSSVKTADLIFLTIGGNDIMKVVKSNLFNLQTEPFYVELGKFENRLDELFSIIRDLNGDAIIIVAGLYNPFSIVTDETNEFEDIIADWNEAIEVRAMMDGRSCFVPVVDLFDSNTDMVYHTDFFHPNAKGYDSMAERYLEKLKECGLQKLSDGELEM; encoded by the coding sequence ATGAGAAGAGTATTTCTGATTGTGGTCGCCTTCTCATTATTTTTGTCCGGCTGTCAACAAACGCTAATCGAAAAAACAGGTGCATTTTCTGATCGACAAGAGATTGCATTTACTGAGTGGGCAATCCCAGGGTACTTCATTCCTAAAAATATCCATGTGATTGGTTTAGGTGATTCACTGACCCAGGGTGTCGGGGATGAGCTGAAAAAAGAAGGTTATTTTGGCCGAGTAACTAACAAGATGGATGAATGGAAAGGGGTTAAGGATGTCGATGCGGCCAATTTGGCAAAGCGGGGTCGAAGAAGTGACCAGCTCATTGACAAACTGTTAGACCCTGAAGTTCAATCTTCTGTGAAAACGGCAGATTTAATCTTTTTGACAATTGGTGGAAACGATATTATGAAAGTCGTTAAGTCCAATCTATTCAATTTGCAGACGGAACCATTTTACGTTGAACTCGGTAAGTTTGAAAACAGGCTCGATGAATTATTTAGTATTATCCGAGACTTGAATGGCGATGCGATCATTATTGTAGCAGGTCTTTATAATCCGTTTTCAATTGTGACGGATGAAACAAATGAATTTGAAGATATTATTGCTGACTGGAATGAAGCGATTGAAGTTCGTGCCATGATGGACGGAAGGTCATGCTTTGTACCAGTTGTGGACTTGTTTGATTCAAATACAGACATGGTGTACCACACCGATTTCTTTCATCCGAATGCAAAGGGCTATGACTCAATGGCGGAACGTTACCTTGAAAAGCTGAAAGAATGTGGCTTGCAAAAACTATCGGACGGGGAATTGGAAATGTAG
- a CDS encoding S41 family peptidase, with protein sequence MEENNGHGQEIEPNSQPPANRYIKLKPFSFVMLVFGLVLATAAITFFVLTTGDDKVVEVVSPQKQSLKDRKEFEKLYNAYDEMKGNYFEDIDETAVIDGAINGMIDALGDPYSDYLNQKEARQLNESISSSFEGIGAEIQEKNGYINVVSPIKNSPAERAGILPNDTIIAVDGESIQGMSSSEAVLLIRGEKGTTVTLSIKRGEAVEPVDVKIKRDVIPIETVYAEMLDDGIAHIHLTSFSEGTYDELLVALDEMEAKGMKGLVVDVRQNPGGRLDIAIKISDLFLENGKNIFQYKEKGIQPEIFTASGKRKIGVPVTLVIDDGSASASEILAGALKESANVPLIGVKTFGKGTVQSPKNLPDGSNLKLTTAKWLTPDGNWVHKEGIKPDIEVPYPSYAMLPFLDPTIEMKVGMLSPSIKSAEEMLKAVGYEPGEIDGMFDEKTTQAVKKLQKDLALDTNGILLGETTYGLMEKLRTKIQEDDPQLMKAKEVLLEKVGK encoded by the coding sequence ATGGAAGAGAATAATGGCCACGGACAAGAAATTGAACCAAATAGTCAACCGCCGGCAAACCGATATATAAAATTAAAACCGTTCTCTTTTGTCATGCTTGTATTCGGACTTGTACTGGCCACTGCCGCCATAACGTTTTTCGTGTTAACAACAGGTGATGATAAAGTTGTCGAAGTTGTGAGTCCACAAAAGCAATCGCTAAAGGACCGAAAAGAATTTGAAAAGTTATATAATGCCTATGATGAAATGAAAGGGAATTACTTCGAAGATATCGATGAAACAGCTGTCATCGATGGTGCCATCAATGGGATGATTGATGCACTAGGAGATCCGTATTCCGATTATTTAAATCAGAAGGAAGCTCGACAATTAAACGAGAGTATTTCGTCAAGTTTCGAAGGAATTGGTGCTGAAATTCAAGAGAAAAACGGATACATCAACGTTGTTTCTCCAATCAAAAATTCACCCGCAGAACGCGCAGGGATATTACCGAACGATACCATCATTGCGGTCGATGGTGAAAGTATACAGGGAATGTCATCATCAGAAGCGGTTCTTCTAATTAGAGGAGAAAAAGGGACAACTGTCACTTTAAGCATTAAACGTGGAGAAGCAGTTGAGCCAGTAGACGTAAAAATCAAACGTGACGTTATACCGATTGAAACAGTCTATGCTGAAATGCTTGACGATGGAATTGCACATATTCACCTCACAAGCTTCTCGGAAGGAACATACGATGAGTTGCTTGTTGCCCTTGATGAGATGGAAGCTAAAGGAATGAAAGGGTTAGTTGTCGATGTACGCCAAAATCCAGGCGGTAGACTCGACATAGCCATCAAAATATCCGATCTGTTTTTGGAAAATGGAAAGAACATTTTCCAGTATAAAGAAAAAGGTATACAACCAGAAATTTTTACAGCCTCTGGAAAAAGAAAAATAGGAGTTCCAGTAACGCTCGTCATCGATGACGGTAGTGCCTCGGCATCAGAAATACTGGCAGGTGCGTTAAAAGAATCTGCCAATGTGCCACTTATTGGTGTGAAAACATTCGGTAAAGGAACAGTTCAATCACCTAAAAATCTTCCTGACGGCTCGAATTTAAAATTAACTACAGCAAAATGGCTGACGCCTGATGGCAATTGGGTTCATAAAGAAGGAATTAAGCCCGATATTGAAGTGCCGTATCCATCTTATGCAATGCTTCCGTTTCTTGATCCAACAATAGAAATGAAAGTGGGCATGCTTTCACCTTCCATTAAATCAGCGGAAGAAATGCTTAAAGCCGTTGGGTATGAACCAGGTGAAATTGATGGCATGTTTGATGAAAAAACAACTCAGGCTGTCAAAAAGTTGCAAAAAGATTTAGCGCTGGACACGAACGGTATTCTCTTAGGAGAAACAACTTACGGTCTGATGGAAAAACTTCGGACGAAAATTCAAGAAGACGATCCACAGCTGATGAAAGCAAAAGAAGTTCTGCTTGAAAAAGTAGGGAAATAA
- the msrB gene encoding peptide-methionine (R)-S-oxide reductase MsrB: MTEELKKKLTEIQYHVTQENGTEPPFRNEFDSHYEDGIYVDIVSGKPLFSSKDKYDAGCGWPSFTKPIESMEVIEKTDITHGMKRVEVRSKTADSHLGHVFPDGPGEDGLRYCINSAALRFVSIDNLEKEGFGEYSKLF; this comes from the coding sequence ATGACAGAAGAATTGAAGAAGAAATTAACCGAAATACAGTACCACGTCACACAGGAAAATGGGACTGAACCACCGTTTCGAAATGAATTCGACAGCCATTATGAAGATGGGATTTATGTCGATATCGTTTCAGGAAAACCACTTTTTAGTTCAAAAGATAAATATGATGCTGGTTGTGGATGGCCAAGCTTTACGAAACCGATTGAATCAATGGAAGTAATAGAAAAAACAGACATAACCCACGGCATGAAACGAGTAGAAGTGCGCAGTAAAACCGCGGATTCACATCTCGGTCATGTATTTCCGGATGGACCGGGTGAAGACGGATTGCGTTATTGCATAAATTCAGCTGCACTCCGCTTTGTATCCATTGACAACCTTGAAAAAGAAGGCTTCGGAGAGTACTCGAAACTATTTTAA
- a CDS encoding YpmS family protein produces MNRWKISFFVLAGLIAAAFAAVIVLIGSSAESVPLPEMKVSNQADHVLTVRATKEDFEGIANTFIRKAVKGEPLPVTMKVEDDVVLFSEMTVFSYTLPVIMHFDPIVREDGNLILKQSSMEIGQLNIPPATVLKVLRDSVKLPPWMIVRPKEEELFIDLSAIPLSGDLQVKAKTFNLADDEIILEIIIPKE; encoded by the coding sequence ATGAATCGATGGAAAATTAGTTTTTTTGTACTTGCAGGACTTATTGCGGCAGCATTTGCAGCTGTTATAGTACTTATTGGATCTTCCGCCGAGTCGGTTCCGCTTCCTGAAATGAAAGTTTCGAATCAAGCGGACCATGTTTTAACAGTGAGGGCGACAAAAGAAGATTTTGAAGGTATTGCAAACACATTTATACGAAAAGCAGTAAAAGGTGAGCCGCTTCCGGTTACGATGAAAGTTGAAGATGATGTGGTCTTGTTTTCAGAAATGACGGTGTTTTCCTATACATTGCCGGTTATTATGCATTTTGACCCAATTGTTAGAGAAGACGGTAATCTAATATTAAAACAATCGTCGATGGAAATCGGACAATTGAACATCCCGCCTGCGACTGTTTTAAAAGTACTAAGGGATTCTGTGAAGCTTCCCCCTTGGATGATTGTTCGTCCTAAGGAGGAAGAACTGTTCATCGATCTCTCTGCAATCCCGTTATCAGGTGATTTACAAGTAAAAGCAAAAACATTTAACTTGGCGGATGATGAGATTATCTTGGAAATTATAATTCCAAAAGAATAG
- a CDS encoding YozE family protein, translating to MDRSFYRFALSFRGGAMDDLKSTFAEYMFKDSSFPKEEKSFDPLSRYIEEKADAKMPSVVFDELFLLYEERFL from the coding sequence ATGGATCGGTCCTTTTATCGATTCGCCCTATCCTTCCGTGGTGGGGCGATGGATGATTTAAAATCAACGTTTGCGGAATATATGTTTAAGGATTCGAGTTTTCCAAAAGAAGAAAAATCTTTTGACCCATTATCGCGATATATCGAAGAAAAGGCGGATGCTAAAATGCCATCCGTCGTTTTCGATGAATTGTTTCTATTATATGAAGAGAGATTTTTATAA